In Zingiber officinale cultivar Zhangliang chromosome 3B, Zo_v1.1, whole genome shotgun sequence, a single window of DNA contains:
- the LOC122056530 gene encoding poly [ADP-ribose] polymerase 1-like: MLEALKDIEIASRLVAFDRDDDMSLDEKYEKLQCAITPLSHDSEDYQLLKKYLLNTHAPTHKDWSLELEEIFVLEREGECDKFAPFKDMKNKMLLWHGSRLTNFVGILSQGLRVAPPEAPATGYMFGKGIYFADLVSKSAQYCYVDKNDPVGLMLLSEVALGEIHELKKATYMDKPPKGKHSTKGLGKTVPLQSEFEMWRDQVVVPCGKPVSSTIRASELLYNEYIVYNMAQVKMQFLLKVRFHHKR; this comes from the exons ATGCTTGAAGCTCTAAAAGACATTGAAATCGCTTCCAGACTGGTGGCTTTTGATAGAGATGATGATATGTCTCTTGATGAAAAATATGAGAAGCTTCAATGTGCTATTACTCCATTGTCACATGATAGTGAAGACTATCAGCTGCTCAAGAAATATCTTCTTAATACCCATGCTCCAACTCAcaag GATTGGTCCCTTGAGCTTGAAGAAATTTTTGTACTTGAAAGAGAAGGAGAGTGTGATAAGTTCGCACCATTTAAAGATATGAAAAATAAGATGCTGCTGTGGCATG GTTCACGTTTGACAAACTTTGTGGGAATTCTTAGCCAAGGACTGAGAGTTGCACCTCCAGAAGCTCCAGCAACTGGCTACATG TTTGGCAAAGGTATATACTTTGCTGACCTAGTAAGTAAGAGTGCACAATATTGCTATGTGGACAAGAATGATCCTGTAGGTTTAATGCTTCTCAGTGAAGTTGCTTTGGGAGAGATCCACGAGCTCAAGAAGGCTACG TATATGGATAAGCCACCAAAAGGGAAACATTCAACTAAAGGATTGGGAAAGACGGTGCCACTGCAGTCTGAGTTTGAGATGTGGAGGGATCAAGTGGTTGTGCCCTGTGGCAAGCCTGTTTCATCAACCATCCGAGCATCAGAGTTACTTTACAATGAGTACATCGTTTATAATATGGCTCAG GTCAAGATGCAGTTTTTATTGAAAGTTCGGTTTCATCACAAAAGGTGA